Proteins encoded together in one Telopea speciosissima isolate NSW1024214 ecotype Mountain lineage chromosome 4, Tspe_v1, whole genome shotgun sequence window:
- the LOC122659485 gene encoding disease resistance protein RPS5-like, with amino-acid sequence MKKKNLESANLTENKGASGSGTKKGNPKFFKKAGWCVNCWSLYKLSKKSVDLKKKVLGRLENKKFDVARAPSPKSVIDMQTEAIIENHPSTQCTLREMLDCILDPHIGIIGVYGMGGVGKTTLVKQLNNHFKKNSCFEIVIMIRVSATPNIPSIQTSIGKSLGLPDNSDSNALCKALSKKKFLLILDDVWCKLKLENAGIPQLPNDKGSKILVICQNQDTCTDMGANEKIKVKPLTDEESWMLFVKKAGEHVAVDDLKRLAEQIVERCDGLPLAIVTVAHAMVNRHGVREWANVVREMKVSFDILENNMLKSLFLYCACFLEDHVISEYEILNYCFREGLEDRLGSPTDARNKGEALLGGLKIACMLEDGEEEDRVRMHDMMQELALWIPSLEYSDGSNLSKIVIRTGGSVKKAPQAYEWVDATWVSLIDPAAQTCFEKSQEKSRCQFVSSVSLQSGQRESEL; translated from the exons atgaagaagaagaatcttgAGAGTGCGAACCTGACTGAGAACAAAGGAGCGTCTGGAAGTGGAACAAAGAAAGGGAATCCAAAATTTTTCAAGAAAG CGGGTTGGTGTGTAAATTGCTGGTCACTCTACAAGTTGAGCAAGAAGTCTGTAGATCTTAAGAAAAAAGTTCTTGGTCggttggaaaacaaaaaatttgatgTCGCAAGGGCACCTTCTCCAAAGTCTGTGATAGATATGCAAACCGAGGCAATAATCGAGAACCATCCATCAACTCAATGCACGTTGCGGGAGATGCTTGATTGCATACTTGATCCTCACATTGGTATCATTGGAGTATACGGTATGGGGGGAGTGGGTAAAACCACTCTGGTCAAACAATTAAATAAtcacttcaaaaaaaattcttgtttTGAGATCGTGATAATGATTAGAGTATCTGCCACTCCCAACATACCAAGTATCCAAACTAGTATTGGTAAGAGTCTTGGATTACCAGATAATAGCGATTCTAATGCTTTGTGCAAAGCCCTAAGTAAGAAGAAATTTCTTCTAATTTTGGATGATGTGTGGTGCAAATTAAAACTCGAGAATGCCGGAATCCCTCAACTTCCAAACGATAAAGGGAGCAAGATTCTTGTAATCTGTCAAAACCAAGATACTTGCACTGATATGGGtgcaaatgaaaaaataaaagtgaagCCATTAACTGATGAGGAGTCGTGGATGCTTTTCGTTAAGAAAGCTGGTGAACATGTTGCTGTTGATGATCTAAAGCGTCTTGCTGAACAAATTGTTGAAAGGTGTGACGGTCTTCCTCTTGCAATCGTCACTGTTGCTCACGCAATGGTGAATCGACATGGAGTCAGGGAGTGGGCTAATGTTGTAAGGGAAATGAAG GTCAGTTTTGATATATTGGAGAATAATATGCTTAAGAGTCTATTTCTTTATTGTGCTTGCTTCCTCGAAGACCATGTCATAAGTGAATATGAGATATTAAATTATTGCTTTAGAGAGGGATTAGAAGATAGATTGGGTAGTCCAACAGATGCTAGGAATAAAGGTGAGGCTCTGCTAGGAGGTTTGAAAATTGCTTGCATGTTGgaagatggagaggaagaagatcggGTAAGGATGCATGATATGATGCAAGAACTTGCACTTTGGATTCCTTCTTTAGAGTACTCTGATGGTAGTAACCTCAGCAAGATCGTGATAAGAACTGGTGGATCAGTTAAAAAGGCACCACAGGCTTATGAGTGGGTAGATGCAACATGGGTATCTCTAATAGATCCAGCCGCCCAAACTTGTTTTGAAAAATCACAAGAGAAAAGCAGGTGCCAATTTGTTTCATCGGTAAGTTTACAGAGTGGACAAAGAGAATCAGAGTTATAA
- the LOC122659486 gene encoding uncharacterized protein LOC122659486, which yields MNEFSPILLASIPVLSGNNYKRWVEDLEINLGLLELDVALRESKPVDLTYASTNAEKTKMEKWVTANWKCILVMKKPIPELLRESVEMKSTATKFLNEIKAVFEVHQKAEKGDLMNQITSAVFDGNDSVREHLLKMASTANKLKDLGMPIEEELLMHLALKSLPNAYANIKSTNAAQKDKWTMKELIPICA from the coding sequence ATGAATGAATTTTCTCCCATACTTTTGGCTTCTATTCCTGTTCTTTCTGGGAACAATTACAAAAGGTGGGTAGAGGACCTAGAAATTAATCTGGGACTGCTTGAGCTTGATGTGGCTCTTCGAGAATCAAAACCTGTGGATCTGACATATGCGAGTACTAATGCTGAGAAAACTAAGATGGAAAAGTGGGTGACAGCTAATTGGAAGTGCATTCTAGTAATGAAGAAACCCATTCCTGAGTTGCTGCGTGAAAGTGTTGAAATGAAAAGTACTGCCACAAAGTTTCTGAATGAGATAAAGGCTGTTTTTGAGGTGCATCAGAAGGCTGAGAAAGGGGATCTGATGAATCAGATTACGTCGGCTGTATTCGATGGTAATGATAGTGTCAGAGAACATTTACTGAAGATGGCTTCCACCGCAAACAAGTTGAAGGATCTTGGGATGCCCATAGAAGAAGAACTTTTGATGCACCTTGCACTTAAATCTCTCCCAAATGCGTATGCGAATATAAAATCTACAAACGCTGCGCAAAAGGACAAATGGACCATGAAAGAACTGATACCTATCTGTGCATAA